The following are from one region of the Magnetococcales bacterium genome:
- a CDS encoding MucR family transcriptional regulator: MMSSDLLKHAAEIIEAYVSNNEVQARELPTLLTQVFETLTVLSSGGTVATVREAAQTVETEEEQPPVTTSGTEKKKTVPFVSIDQAVTEDAVICLICGKACKALKGHLTRSHKIDFDEYRGMFDLDKSFPMVAPSYSDKRRALAIEAGLGDKLRDSRRKGTNDAE; the protein is encoded by the coding sequence ATGATGTCATCTGATTTGCTCAAGCATGCCGCAGAAATCATTGAGGCATACGTATCCAATAATGAGGTCCAGGCCCGTGAATTACCCACGCTGCTCACCCAGGTCTTTGAAACCTTGACCGTGCTGTCATCGGGTGGAACCGTGGCCACGGTGCGCGAGGCCGCTCAAACTGTGGAAACAGAGGAAGAACAACCCCCGGTCACCACGTCCGGCACTGAAAAAAAGAAAACCGTGCCGTTTGTTTCCATTGATCAAGCCGTCACCGAAGACGCGGTCATCTGTCTGATCTGCGGCAAAGCTTGCAAAGCGCTCAAAGGTCATCTGACCCGGTCGCACAAAATCGACTTCGATGAATACCGGGGCATGTTCGATCTGGACAAGAGCTTTCCCATGGTGGCTCCCTCCTACTCGGACAAACGACGCGCCCTGGCCATCGAAGCCGGTCTGGGGGACAAGCTGCGGGATTCGCGTCGCAAAGGCACCAACGACGCCGAGTGA
- a CDS encoding DUF47 family protein, with product MSDSSNSLSSKILNNVFPRVPDFYGMLNEQCDICAQAMEAMVAFMETHDPEKGTLVRELEKKGDTIKARNMGVLNQAFATPMDREDIYRAITAIDQIINYAKTTVREMEVLSLTPDIYTLEMATLLQEGVAALQSGFRKLGTTPTLADADAEAASKAERTTEKTYRRAISALFQADDAMLQSLDNQEAGAKSKAMIQVMETFKRRELYRHLSNSADQVAKAGDVLHDIVVQIS from the coding sequence ATGAGTGACAGTTCCAATTCGTTGTCATCCAAGATTCTCAACAACGTCTTTCCGCGGGTTCCCGATTTTTACGGCATGCTCAATGAACAGTGCGACATCTGCGCACAAGCCATGGAAGCCATGGTGGCTTTCATGGAAACCCATGATCCGGAAAAAGGCACCCTGGTGCGTGAACTGGAAAAAAAAGGTGACACGATCAAGGCCCGCAACATGGGCGTCTTGAATCAGGCCTTCGCCACCCCCATGGACCGTGAAGACATCTACCGCGCCATCACCGCCATCGACCAAATCATCAATTATGCCAAGACCACGGTCCGGGAAATGGAAGTACTCTCCCTGACCCCCGATATCTATACCCTGGAGATGGCAACACTGCTGCAAGAAGGGGTTGCCGCCTTGCAAAGCGGCTTCAGAAAGCTCGGCACCACCCCCACCCTGGCGGACGCAGATGCAGAAGCCGCGAGCAAGGCGGAACGCACTACCGAGAAAACCTACCGCCGTGCCATCTCCGCATTGTTCCAAGCCGATGACGCGATGCTGCAATCCCTGGACAATCAAGAAGCCGGCGCAAAATCCAAAGCCATGATCCAGGTGATGGAAACATTCAAACGCCGGGAACTGTATCGCCACCTGTCCAACTCCGCTGACCAAGTAGCCAAGGCGGGCGACGTGCTGCACGACATCGTGGTACAGATTTCATAG
- a CDS encoding response regulator — protein sequence MAHGQHPSENQADADDWRHLVAMNSDGILVVDHHGVVCFANPAVSSLFGGKRLDVGDLFGFPVSAGETTELDTWLPGGISGVLEMRVSAITWRGHPAFLASLRDITDRKGVEIELSRAKEAAERANHAKSVFLATMSHEIRTPLNAIIGTSEWMEGSDSPEEWREAMDVIQESGRALLTLINDVLDLAKIESGAEERQDERFSPGELLDGVYRIMRLPAVEQKRLALTVCVDEEVPPLVIGDVRRIRQVLINLTGNAIKFTRTGAVRIGVGVQSCQYEKVVLRFSVEDTGIGIPHDKQQVIFDAFAQADSTIARRFGGTGLGLAISVRLARMLDGRLWVESEPDRGSCFFLEVPVTLAPGEALQRPSPATVPSAFASPERLAQARILLAEDNTLNQMVILKMFRRLGVTPELAISGAQVQERVEEQRYDLIFLDLELPDASGHDLAIWLRKRERTLALSPAVLVAFTASTFESDRLRCLEVGMNDFLSKPTRMNDLKAMLGRWLREESRLPAPPSPD from the coding sequence ATGGCGCACGGGCAACACCCCTCGGAAAATCAGGCCGACGCCGATGATTGGCGCCATCTGGTGGCCATGAACAGCGACGGTATTTTAGTGGTGGATCATCATGGTGTGGTCTGTTTCGCCAATCCGGCGGTATCCTCCCTGTTCGGCGGAAAACGGCTGGATGTGGGGGATCTGTTCGGTTTTCCGGTTTCCGCCGGCGAGACCACGGAACTGGATACCTGGCTGCCGGGGGGGATATCCGGGGTGCTGGAGATGCGGGTCAGCGCCATCACTTGGCGTGGTCATCCCGCCTTTCTGGCCTCGCTGCGGGACATCACCGACCGCAAGGGGGTGGAAATCGAACTCTCCCGGGCCAAGGAGGCGGCGGAACGGGCCAATCACGCCAAAAGCGTCTTTCTGGCCACCATGAGCCACGAAATCCGCACCCCCCTCAACGCCATCATCGGCACCAGTGAATGGATGGAAGGCTCCGACTCTCCGGAGGAGTGGCGGGAGGCGATGGACGTGATCCAGGAGTCGGGTCGGGCGCTGCTCACCTTGATCAACGACGTGCTGGATCTGGCCAAGATCGAATCCGGCGCCGAGGAGCGTCAGGACGAACGCTTTTCTCCCGGCGAACTGCTGGATGGGGTCTATCGCATCATGCGTCTGCCGGCGGTGGAACAAAAACGACTCGCCCTCACCGTCTGCGTGGATGAGGAGGTCCCTCCGCTGGTCATCGGCGATGTGCGCCGCATCCGTCAGGTGTTGATCAACCTGACCGGCAATGCCATCAAGTTCACCCGGACCGGCGCGGTACGCATCGGCGTCGGGGTGCAATCCTGCCAATACGAGAAGGTGGTGTTGCGCTTTTCGGTGGAGGATACCGGCATCGGCATTCCCCACGATAAACAACAAGTGATCTTCGACGCCTTCGCCCAGGCCGATTCCACCATCGCCCGCCGCTTCGGGGGCACGGGTCTGGGGTTGGCCATCAGCGTGCGCCTGGCCCGCATGCTGGACGGACGGCTGTGGGTGGAGAGCGAACCGGATCGGGGCAGTTGTTTTTTTCTGGAGGTGCCGGTCACCCTGGCTCCCGGGGAGGCGCTCCAGAGGCCATCACCCGCCACGGTTCCGTCCGCTTTCGCCTCTCCGGAACGTCTGGCCCAGGCCCGCATCCTGCTGGCGGAAGACAACACCCTCAATCAAATGGTCATCTTGAAAATGTTCCGGCGTCTGGGGGTCACTCCGGAGCTGGCAATCAGCGGCGCCCAGGTGCAAGAGCGGGTGGAAGAACAGCGCTACGACCTGATCTTTCTGGATCTGGAGTTGCCGGACGCCTCGGGTCACGATCTGGCCATCTGGCTGCGCAAACGGGAACGGACCCTGGCTCTGTCCCCTGCGGTGCTGGTGGCCTTCACCGCCTCCACCTTTGAAAGCGACCGGCTGCGCTGTCTGGAGGTGGGCATGAACGATTTTCTCTCCAAGCCCACCCGCATGAACGACCTGAAGGCCATGCTGGGACGGTGGCTGAGGGAGGAATCCAGACTCCCGGCTCCCCCATCACCGGACTGA
- a CDS encoding 4Fe-4S dicluster domain-containing protein, producing MSANHYTFRIQRNRKAADGRIDSRWVEYPVSATPTTTILTLLEEIKGEQDGSLTFRQSCRSAICGSCAMKIGGRTRLACKTHVESVAQNGVVEIAPQANQPVLKDLAIDIGPFFDRIHAIRPYLEDGPDTDLVLEQSAYDQVNHVTQCILCGSCYSDCVMAEVSPEFIGPAALAKAFRFVSDPREGQKERRLEQLSHPHMMWTCARCAMCVESCPKDVKPMEAIVKLRTRGIAKGLKDGPGPKHALAFHHDIQKAGSLNEFTLMMRTVGILGTLEELGTAFHLMKKGKIPSPLPHKSKGLAELAKIYEILEEHPLDVETKAKEVVPE from the coding sequence ATGAGCGCCAACCATTACACCTTTCGCATCCAGCGCAATCGCAAAGCCGCGGACGGGCGCATCGACAGCCGCTGGGTGGAGTATCCGGTCTCCGCCACCCCCACCACCACGATTCTGACCCTGCTCGAAGAGATCAAGGGAGAGCAGGATGGCTCCCTGACCTTCCGTCAATCCTGCCGTTCGGCCATTTGCGGCTCCTGCGCCATGAAGATCGGCGGACGCACCCGCCTAGCCTGCAAGACCCATGTGGAGTCCGTGGCCCAAAACGGCGTGGTGGAGATCGCCCCCCAGGCCAATCAACCGGTGCTCAAGGATCTGGCCATCGACATCGGCCCCTTCTTCGACCGGATCCACGCGATCCGGCCCTATCTGGAGGACGGACCCGATACCGATCTGGTCTTGGAGCAGTCGGCTTACGATCAGGTCAACCACGTCACCCAGTGCATTTTGTGCGGCAGTTGCTACTCCGACTGCGTCATGGCCGAAGTCAGTCCGGAGTTCATCGGTCCGGCGGCCCTGGCCAAGGCGTTCCGGTTCGTCTCCGATCCCCGGGAGGGACAAAAAGAACGCCGCCTCGAACAGCTCTCCCATCCCCACATGATGTGGACCTGCGCCCGTTGCGCCATGTGCGTGGAAAGCTGTCCCAAGGATGTCAAGCCCATGGAGGCCATCGTCAAGCTGCGTACCCGCGGCATCGCCAAAGGACTCAAGGACGGACCCGGACCCAAACACGCCCTGGCCTTCCATCACGACATCCAGAAGGCGGGCAGCCTCAACGAATTCACCCTGATGATGCGCACCGTGGGCATCCTGGGCACCCTGGAGGAACTGGGCACCGCCTTTCATCTGATGAAAAAAGGCAAGATCCCCTCTCCCCTTCCCCACAAGTCCAAAGGATTGGCAGAGCTGGCCAAAATCTACGAAATCCTGGAAGAGCATCCCCTGGATGTGGAAACCAAGGCCAAGGAGGTGGTCCCCGAATAG
- a CDS encoding CoB--CoM heterodisulfide reductase iron-sulfur subunit B family protein, whose product MRLDFAYYPGCAAKQVQKEADVAARAVANALNITLHDMPRATCCGAVSLRETKPAFSLAVAARILSEAEETGRHLVTICNTCLQTLTHANHRFKNEPELLDKINHVIVQAGVRPYQATIQVYHLLWVITDQLDPKVVQAKVVKPLNGLRVAPFYGCHNLRPEEIFDSAAGEKADHLDRLITLLGGEPVAYDGHDKCCGFHVMLSDKQEMRAMVAKNCLNAKNAGAEVMITPCTLCDMSMGSFQGPAEKAIGQSIQLPEMNFAQLIAVAMGLNDSAGLNRLHVPPQAAFAARGLS is encoded by the coding sequence ATGAGACTCGATTTTGCCTATTATCCCGGTTGCGCCGCCAAGCAGGTGCAAAAAGAGGCCGATGTCGCGGCCCGCGCCGTGGCCAACGCCTTGAACATCACCCTGCACGACATGCCCCGGGCCACCTGTTGCGGCGCGGTCAGCCTGCGGGAGACCAAACCGGCCTTTTCCCTGGCGGTGGCCGCCCGCATCCTCTCCGAAGCCGAAGAGACCGGACGCCATCTGGTCACCATCTGCAACACCTGTCTGCAGACCCTCACCCATGCCAACCACCGTTTCAAGAACGAACCCGAGCTGCTGGACAAGATCAATCACGTCATTGTCCAAGCCGGGGTGCGCCCCTATCAGGCCACCATCCAGGTGTATCACCTGCTGTGGGTGATCACCGACCAGCTTGATCCCAAGGTGGTGCAAGCCAAAGTGGTCAAGCCCCTCAACGGGTTGCGGGTGGCCCCGTTCTACGGCTGTCACAATTTGCGTCCGGAAGAGATCTTCGACTCCGCCGCCGGAGAAAAAGCCGATCACCTGGATCGGCTCATCACCTTGCTGGGGGGGGAACCGGTGGCCTATGACGGTCACGACAAGTGTTGCGGTTTTCATGTGATGCTCTCGGACAAACAGGAAATGCGCGCCATGGTGGCCAAAAACTGCCTGAACGCCAAAAATGCCGGAGCCGAGGTGATGATCACCCCCTGCACCCTGTGCGACATGTCCATGGGATCGTTCCAGGGACCGGCGGAAAAGGCCATCGGCCAGTCGATCCAACTGCCGGAGATGAATTTCGCCCAACTGATCGCCGTGGCCATGGGATTGAACGACAGCGCCGGATTGAACCGTCTGCACGTGCCGCCCCAGGCCGCCTTCGCGGCTCGTGGTCTCTCCTGA
- a CDS encoding bifunctional anthranilate synthase component I family protein/class IV aminotransferase produces MVSPDPAPDAPLPVTAERLRDGVCLLIDFPELGTPLYGSQPATVLTARRPEEVRPLIRAAEEAAAAGGWVGIWLAYEAAAAFGLPVRETGDDLPLAWCALFSHPPRPVLYPAPATLPPHAPTPPQPRVTRERFQRDLEAVATHIRAGESYQVNYTLEAALDPDTDPATLFLRLQGAHRFPKAMWIQGESWCVASFSPELFLERRGTTLLTGPIKGTRPRGDTADQDRRLADLLEHSPKDRAEHIMIVDMARNDLGQICRTGSVVVESLAARRSFSTVHHLESRVRGERRDGVDLEAVLAATFPAASITGAPKKATMGIIHALEQRPRGIYTGVMGLMAPGGDCWLNVAIRTVVQTPRGCRIGLGGGVVADSRPEAEWAEVGDKSRFLTTLPAELELIETFRVEASGAVAWLPRHLERLAASARALGLSLDRAKAERLVRDTAQGWAAAGWTPRAGRLALSAGGDLTLTHRPLIPWPTGIRARIASWRPDPLDPLARHKTNRRLHPDAEWQAACREGYDEVIFINREGRVTEGAISGLLARLEGRWLAPKETDGLCPSLWRAETMTRLQATTAHLTLADLYHAEEIRIGNAVRGGGPIIRLDNADGEPIQQWAKQSARSPFPLRNDHV; encoded by the coding sequence GTGGTCTCTCCTGACCCCGCTCCGGACGCACCGCTCCCGGTGACAGCGGAGCGGTTGCGGGACGGAGTATGCCTGCTGATCGACTTTCCGGAACTCGGAACCCCGCTGTACGGTTCCCAACCCGCCACCGTCCTGACCGCCCGACGGCCCGAGGAGGTGCGTCCCTTGATCCGCGCCGCCGAAGAGGCCGCCGCAGCCGGTGGATGGGTGGGAATCTGGCTGGCCTACGAAGCGGCAGCGGCCTTCGGGCTGCCGGTCCGGGAGACGGGTGACGATCTGCCCTTGGCTTGGTGCGCCCTGTTCTCCCACCCGCCCCGCCCGGTCCTGTATCCGGCTCCCGCCACCCTGCCCCCCCACGCCCCGACCCCGCCGCAGCCGCGGGTCACCCGGGAACGGTTCCAGCGGGATCTGGAGGCGGTCGCCACCCACATCCGGGCCGGAGAGAGTTATCAGGTCAACTATACCCTGGAGGCCGCCCTGGATCCGGATACGGATCCGGCAACGCTGTTTTTGCGGCTGCAAGGGGCGCATCGGTTTCCCAAGGCGATGTGGATCCAGGGGGAGTCCTGGTGCGTGGCTTCGTTTTCTCCGGAGCTGTTTCTGGAACGCCGGGGAACCACCCTGTTGACCGGACCCATCAAGGGCACCCGTCCCCGGGGCGACACGGCGGACCAGGATCGCCGTCTGGCCGACCTTCTGGAGCACTCCCCCAAGGACCGGGCGGAACACATCATGATCGTAGACATGGCCCGCAACGATCTGGGACAAATCTGCCGCACCGGCAGTGTGGTGGTGGAATCGTTGGCGGCGCGGCGTTCGTTTTCCACGGTCCACCATCTGGAAAGCCGGGTGCGGGGGGAACGGCGGGACGGGGTGGATCTGGAGGCGGTGCTGGCGGCGACCTTTCCTGCGGCCTCGATCACCGGCGCCCCAAAAAAGGCCACCATGGGCATCATCCACGCCCTGGAGCAGCGCCCCCGGGGGATCTACACCGGAGTGATGGGGCTGATGGCGCCGGGCGGGGATTGCTGGCTGAACGTGGCCATTCGCACCGTGGTCCAGACGCCGCGGGGCTGTCGCATCGGACTGGGGGGAGGGGTGGTGGCCGACTCCCGACCCGAGGCGGAATGGGCCGAAGTGGGGGACAAATCCCGCTTTCTGACCACCCTTCCGGCAGAACTGGAGCTGATCGAAACCTTCCGGGTGGAGGCGTCCGGCGCGGTGGCGTGGCTGCCCCGTCATCTGGAACGACTCGCCGCTTCGGCGCGGGCACTGGGATTGTCCCTGGACCGGGCCAAAGCCGAAAGGCTGGTGCGCGACACGGCCCAAGGCTGGGCCGCAGCCGGATGGACACCCCGCGCCGGACGGTTGGCCCTGTCCGCCGGAGGAGACCTGACCCTCACCCATCGCCCCCTGATTCCGTGGCCGACAGGGATCCGGGCGCGCATCGCCTCCTGGCGACCGGATCCCCTGGATCCCCTGGCGCGCCACAAGACCAACCGCCGGCTGCACCCGGATGCGGAGTGGCAGGCGGCCTGTCGGGAAGGATACGACGAGGTGATTTTCATCAACCGGGAGGGCCGGGTGACCGAAGGGGCCATCAGTGGCCTGCTGGCGCGTCTGGAAGGACGCTGGCTGGCGCCCAAGGAGACGGATGGTCTTTGTCCCAGCCTGTGGCGCGCCGAGACCATGACCCGTCTCCAGGCCACAACCGCCCATCTGACCCTGGCAGACCTGTATCACGCCGAAGAGATCCGCATCGGCAACGCGGTCCGGGGAGGCGGTCCCATCATCCGGCTGGACAATGCCGATGGTGAACCGATCCAACAGTGGGCCAAACAATCAGCCCGGAGTCCATTCCCTCTGAGAAATGACCACGTATGA
- a CDS encoding PAS domain S-box protein has product MLSRSLRQTLLDKNVDAMLVVDRSGRIRYANHAAERLFSKDRDELVNRELGFPVVVGENSEVDLVRRDGEARVAEMRAVEIPWPKKSTVFLVSLRDITERKRLEEELREAKQAAEAAHATKNRFLVNMSHELRTPLNAVIGFSGLLLEKEMGALTETQEEFLKGVLKSGRELLGLVNNLLDLADAVSGQTTTRMRLFDLKVFLATHLSHARELAAMRGQRIHAEWMEAPELLRTDPTLLGRVLDVLLDNAMKFSPSDGRIDLIARKAANATGKAGLELLITDSGIGIEADDLERIFLPFEQADLTNGRVFSGAGVGLTLARQWVELLGGHVEASSRGVDQGSRFLVWLPLK; this is encoded by the coding sequence ATGTTGAGCCGTTCCCTGCGTCAAACCCTGCTGGACAAGAATGTCGACGCCATGCTGGTGGTGGATCGTTCGGGCCGGATCCGTTACGCCAACCATGCGGCGGAGCGGCTGTTTTCCAAAGACCGGGACGAACTGGTCAACCGGGAACTGGGTTTTCCGGTGGTGGTGGGCGAAAACAGCGAAGTGGATCTGGTACGCCGCGACGGAGAGGCGCGGGTGGCGGAAATGCGGGCCGTGGAAATTCCCTGGCCCAAAAAATCCACGGTATTTTTGGTCTCCTTGCGGGACATCACGGAACGCAAACGGCTGGAAGAGGAACTGCGTGAGGCCAAACAGGCCGCCGAGGCGGCCCATGCCACCAAAAACCGTTTTCTGGTCAATATGAGTCATGAGTTGCGCACCCCTCTCAACGCGGTGATCGGATTTTCCGGGCTGCTGCTGGAAAAAGAGATGGGAGCCTTGACCGAAACCCAGGAGGAATTTCTCAAAGGGGTACTCAAAAGCGGTCGGGAACTGCTGGGACTGGTGAACAATCTGCTGGATCTGGCGGACGCGGTTTCGGGTCAGACCACCACCCGCATGCGACTGTTCGACCTGAAGGTCTTTCTGGCCACCCATCTCTCCCACGCCCGGGAGTTGGCCGCCATGCGGGGACAGCGGATTCACGCCGAATGGATGGAGGCTCCGGAACTGTTGCGCACCGATCCAACCCTGCTGGGCCGGGTGCTGGATGTGTTGCTGGACAACGCCATGAAATTTTCCCCTTCCGACGGACGCATCGACCTGATCGCCCGCAAGGCCGCCAACGCCACCGGCAAGGCGGGTCTGGAACTGCTGATCACCGACAGCGGCATCGGCATCGAGGCCGACGACCTGGAGCGCATTTTTCTGCCGTTCGAACAGGCGGATCTGACCAATGGCCGGGTTTTTTCCGGGGCGGGGGTGGGATTGACCCTGGCCCGTCAGTGGGTCGAGTTGCTGGGAGGCCACGTGGAGGCGAGCAGCCGGGGCGTGGATCAGGGCAGTCGTTTCCTGGTGTGGCTACCGTTGAAGTGA
- a CDS encoding FAD-binding protein, which yields MQSHDLLIIGAGLAGMRAALEGVKAGIDVAIVTKIHPLRSHSCAAQGGINAAINPQDSRNSHAYDTVKGADYIGDEDAIDLMCDEAPEAILEMDRMGTPFSRVEGGLIAQRAFGGASFNRTCYAADRTGQVLLHTLWEQLVKARVKVYEECSVMRLVTDAEPAIAGVVAYDIKTGAVFPLRAKAVLMATGGYGRVFLSNTNATTNTGDGMALALRAGAPLADMEFVQFHPTGLRTSGVLVTEGARGEGGFLINALGERFMSRYAPNKLELASRDVVSRAEQTEIIEGRGKDGAIFLDLRHLGADKILDRLPQIRQLSLDLEGVDAIHAPIPVRPTAHYSMGGIRTDKFGASPLRGLFAAGEAACVSVHGANRLGGNSLLDTIVFGKITGRHCAGFIKGESLRDFPASEVTAVKSNLTALKARTNQGVRPIALHHRMAEGMNLHCGVFRTPEGMRAGVESIPGLREDYLKIHLDDHSDDFNIDLLRAVELGHLIDLAECILRGALAREESRGAHSRTDFPERDDANWRQHTLSHWDGAKGAVVLSREAVRTVGKSDYTPKVRTY from the coding sequence ATGCAAAGTCATGACCTGCTCATCATCGGAGCCGGGCTGGCCGGCATGCGCGCCGCGCTGGAAGGCGTCAAGGCGGGCATCGATGTGGCCATCGTCACCAAGATCCATCCCTTGCGCAGCCACTCCTGCGCGGCCCAGGGTGGCATCAACGCCGCCATCAATCCCCAAGACTCCCGCAACTCCCACGCCTACGACACCGTCAAAGGAGCGGACTACATCGGAGACGAAGACGCCATCGACCTGATGTGCGACGAAGCCCCGGAAGCCATCCTGGAAATGGATCGCATGGGCACACCCTTCTCCCGCGTCGAAGGCGGACTGATCGCCCAACGGGCCTTCGGGGGGGCGAGCTTCAACCGTACCTGCTACGCCGCCGACCGCACCGGACAAGTCTTGCTCCACACCCTGTGGGAACAACTGGTCAAGGCCCGGGTCAAGGTCTACGAAGAGTGCAGCGTGATGCGACTGGTCACGGACGCCGAACCGGCGATCGCCGGGGTGGTCGCCTACGACATCAAAACCGGAGCCGTGTTTCCCTTGCGGGCCAAGGCGGTGCTGATGGCCACCGGCGGCTATGGCCGGGTCTTTTTGTCCAACACCAACGCCACCACCAATACCGGCGACGGCATGGCTCTGGCCCTGCGGGCCGGCGCGCCCCTGGCGGACATGGAGTTCGTCCAGTTCCATCCCACCGGCCTGCGGACTTCCGGGGTGCTGGTCACCGAAGGGGCACGGGGAGAAGGGGGTTTTCTGATCAACGCCCTGGGAGAACGGTTCATGAGCCGCTACGCTCCCAACAAGCTGGAACTGGCCTCCCGGGATGTGGTCTCCCGCGCCGAACAGACCGAAATCATCGAAGGACGGGGCAAGGATGGAGCGATCTTTCTGGATCTGCGCCACCTGGGAGCCGACAAGATCCTCGACCGCCTGCCCCAGATCCGTCAACTCTCCTTGGATCTGGAAGGGGTGGACGCCATCCACGCGCCCATTCCGGTGCGGCCCACAGCCCACTACTCCATGGGGGGCATCCGCACCGACAAGTTCGGCGCCTCTCCCCTGCGGGGCCTGTTCGCCGCCGGGGAGGCGGCCTGCGTCTCGGTCCACGGCGCCAACCGACTGGGGGGCAATTCGCTCCTGGACACCATCGTCTTTGGCAAGATCACGGGCCGGCACTGCGCCGGGTTCATCAAGGGGGAATCCCTGCGTGACTTTCCCGCCTCCGAGGTGACAGCGGTGAAAAGCAACCTGACCGCGCTGAAAGCCCGCACCAACCAGGGGGTGCGCCCCATCGCCCTGCACCACCGCATGGCTGAGGGCATGAACCTCCATTGCGGGGTGTTCCGCACCCCCGAAGGGATGCGCGCCGGGGTCGAATCCATCCCCGGACTGCGGGAGGATTACTTGAAAATCCATCTGGACGACCACTCGGACGACTTCAACATCGACTTGTTGCGGGCCGTGGAGTTGGGTCATCTCATCGATTTGGCGGAGTGCATCCTGCGAGGCGCCCTGGCCCGGGAGGAGTCCCGTGGGGCCCACTCCCGCACCGACTTCCCGGAGCGCGACGACGCCAACTGGCGCCAGCACACCTTGAGCCACTGGGATGGGGCCAAAGGCGCTGTGGTACTCTCCCGCGAAGCCGTGCGCACCGTGGGCAAGAGCGACTATACCCCCAAGGTCCGCACCTACTGA